The genomic DNA AACGGTCGAGGACCTCAAACCTCGCACCTTCACTCCTGAAGAGCTCATGGCGGTCGCATCCCCGCACGGGGTGACCAAGGTGGTCCTCATTCAGCACAACGTTTATCACGGAAAAGACAACTCATACATTACCGACACAATTCAAAAGGAACCCCAAAAATATTCCGGCGTCGCATGTATCGACGCTGCGGGGAATGCTCCGGCCAAAGAGATGGACAGACTCCGAAAACTTGGAATTCGCGGCCTGCGAATCCGGTCCGGCGATGGAAACGTCAAGAAATGGCGAGACAGCCCAGGGATGCACGCGATGTGGAAGCATGGCCCGAAAATCGGGATTGCCATGTGCCCCCTCATCAACCCGGAAGATTTGCTCGAAGTCAACCACTTCTGTGAGAAATACCCGGACACAACAGTCGTCATTGACCACTTTGCGCGTATCGGAATCGACGGGAAAATCGATTCAAAAGACCTGAAAAGACTCGCCGATCTCGCAAAATTCCCTAACACCTATGTCAAAGTTTCCGCCTATTACGCGCTCGGCAAGAAACAACCGCCTCACGATGAACTCACCCCGATGATCCACGTTCTGTACGATGCCTACGGAGCCAATCGGCTCATGTGGGCCAGCGACTGTCCGTATCAGTTAACCGCACCAAACACCTACGGAGATTCCATCGCTCTGATCCAGGACCGCATCGATTTTCTCTCAGCAGCTGACAAAGATGCCATCCTCAGAAAAACAGCTGAAACCGTCTTCTTCAGCTAACTTCAAGATTCAAAACCCAGGGCAAGCCCCCGCAGATCAACTGCGGGGCAATCCTCTTTGATTCCGGTCCTGCGAATTCTCCTATCTGCCATTCTCTCAACAGTTTGCACAGCTGATCCGTGTAGAACACGTGAACTGCAAACCATTTGTCCTTTAAACCGTAAACCGGTGTAATCAGCCGGTGACACGTCAAAGCCCCGAAACAGCATGTTAAACCGGGTAAACCTGCATAAACAAACGTGTTTCAGTTCTTGAACACGTTTGGCACGCCGATTGCCATAGAGCTTTTCCGCATCACTTGCCGGCGATGCGAGGTGAAGAACTGTCTGCAGCGGTGACCCACCAAAGAGTAAACATAATAAAGAATAGAAAAAGAAAAAAAGGACAAAGAACTATGTTGAAAGCAATCTTGAAAGACGAAGCTGGTTTTGTCGTCTCAACTGAGCTCGTTCTGATCGCAACTATCCTCGTCATCGGACTCATCGTTGGTCAAACAACACTCCGTGACCAAGTTGTAACCGAACTCGCCGACGTTGCCGACGCAATCTCAGCAATCGACCAAAGCTACGCATACTCAGACATCACCGGACACTCATCAAGCACAGCTGGAACTGTTTTTGACGATGAAGCAGATTTCTGTGATGTGAGCGACAGTGGCGAACAGGGAACTGGAGCTGGTTCAGGTACTTGCGTGCTGATCGATAACGGAGTATCCGAGCAGAATGGTGCCCAGACTATCGCAGAAGCTTCTGACAGCATCTAAAACTAATTCAGGATTTTCTTGAATCGAAGGTAGTGGGTGGTTGTACCACCCACTACCTGTTTGGGTGTAAATCGAAGCCAAGCATTCTTCATTCGTACCTGAGCCGATTGTCGATGATACGAAGGACAATATGATGTTCAAAAATTTAATACGAGATGAATCGGGATTCGTAGTCTCAACAGAGCTAGTGATCATCGCAACCATTTTGGTCATCGGAATGCTTGTTGGCTTGACTACAATTCGAGACCAGGTTGTAACAGAACTCGCTGATGTTGCTGATGCAATTTCTGCGCTGGACCAGAGTTATGCCTTTTCTGATATCACGGGTCACGCCAGTAGTACAGCGGGAACAATGTTTGACGATGAGGCCGATTTTTGTGATGCCTCAGACGCTGGCTCGCAAGGTGGCTTTGTATCTGCAACTTGCATTTTCATTGATGGCGGACTGGAAGTGAATGGAGCTCAAATTGTTGGCTCGCCAACAGACTCCTCTCCATAAAACATTCTGAAGCTGCTTGTCGATATAGAAATGGCCCAATAGGGTCATTTCTTTTTCTGTATACTCTTGACTTTCTGATCCAGAGATATTGCGGATTTCAACTTAAACTGTCACGCATTCTATTGCGTTTTGCCAGACTACCTATTTTACGCTGTGATTCTCAAATAGGGATGTCATCGTCCAGCGTCAACCAAGGCATTACCTGCATGATGACCTCCCTGCTTGAAGAATCAGCGCAGTATGATGGGTGGTTTAGGAAAGCGCAACAGAATGCATGCTGGTCATAATTGGAATGAGTATATAGAACTATGGAGTGGTAAATTCATCTGAAGCCTCGCCATGACAGTGTGCAAATCGCTGTGAAATCTATCAGTTCCCAAATTCTCCCAAATGTTTTTTTTACAAATCAATGATTTGCCGAACATCGTGGTTGAATTTGATGACTCCGTATCATATTATCTTGGCTATCTTAACAGACTCGATAGCATTCCTTAAGATTTTGGAGAAGTAGCGTGAAGGGTTTGAAAATCACTTTATTTGCAACACTTCTATGTGTTGGATTCGCTTTAAACGCACACGCTGCCCCAATTTTCAGCAATTTTCCAGCCCTTAATCCCAACGGTTCTGGTATCACAAGCGATGCTGCTTCTACGAATCCTAACCCTTTTGCAGGCGTGTACTTTGATGTCCCCGGAGTTGGGACTAATGGTGTCGTAGGAGTGAGTTGGATTGGTCACTACTCCTCCGGCCTGCCTACGGATGATTTTTCCATCCGTTTTGAGGCGATAGATAATGGGACCTACCCGAATGTAAACACAACCACCAATCCAGCAACGGGACCTGAAACAACCTTTCATGTTGGTGTTGACTCTGGGACATCACTCGATAGTCGTGTTGCAACAGGTCAATCTGCTGGTGGACATGCACAGTATCTCTACACTGCAACTCTTGATGGGTCATACATGCTCACAGGTGGAGTATCCTATATGATCTCAATTTACAACAACACATCTGACGCAACAGCTTGGTTTTGGGACAAGTCAGTCTCGGCAAGCAACGGTACGTACTACAAAAATGTTCTCGGCCAGCCTTTTTGGCAGATTGGGATTGCAGATCAGCAACTTGTGTTTAGCTTGGACACCGAAAGTCTTGTAGGTCCCACTGTTCCTGAACCTTCGTCGTTCATTCTTCTTGGGACAGCGATTGTTGGGGCTTTGGCTTACCGACGTCGGCGTAAGGTTGCCTAGTTTCTCTTGTGAAGCTTGATGAAATCAATGAAACGGCCGCTCTTTGAGTGGTCGTTTTTTTTGCGTTTTGACTCTTCTTTCCTTTCAATGTTCTGATCCGGTCGAACTGCTTTCTTCCACTCTCTTCCGAGCTGGGTTTGTCGTTTTGCCTCTCTCAATTGACAGAGAATTTTTGGCGTGCCTCTCTGTCTCCGCCCCACTCCAGTGCTTGCAATCTTAGTCTCGAAAATTAGACGCTTCCTCCCAGCCGTTTGCTGCTGCCCATTTCGTGGAATTTCAGGTTCAAACTTGAGGGGCATATCACAGGCCTATTGCGTCTTGATGCTCGTACTGTTTCGCAATTGGAAAAACGGACCTGTTGTTGAGTACCACTTCCAGGTTGTGTGAGTACAATACAGCTCTGGCTTGAAGTGAATCATGCGGGTGAGACTCATTCCTCTCTCAACAATCTTCACTCAAAACAATCGCTGCCAGTCATCGCAAGCAAGTAGGGTACGCTGTGCTTACCTTTGTGACAGCTATCTGCGGTACGCAGAGCGCACCTTGTTCGTCGTTGATGTGTCAGGCCAGTTGGAGAGCGGGAAGTATGATTGTCCAGCAGTCCGGGACCACTGTCTCCCACCAAGATTGCACGGGGCGATGAGCCAGAGTTACAGACGACTGAACATTCCTTTTCCGCTGGCCACCCTAGAAACAAGACATTAGATACACAGGTTTTCAAATGAAACAGATTCAAACCGTCTCCGGAAAAGCAATTCCATTGTTGTTGGACGATATCGACACGGACCGCATCATTCCGGCCCGATTTCTTCGCTGTGTTTCTTTCGAAGGGATTGGTGAGCACGCCTTTGAAGATGATCGTTTGCAAGACAAGAACCATCCTTTCAATCAACCGCAATACCAAGATGCCCATGTCCTGGTCAGTGGCCGCAACTTTGGTTGTGGGTCTTCACGTGAGCATGCTCCTCAGTCACTGATGCGTTGGGGTATTCAGGCAGTCATTGCGGAATCGTTCGCTGAGATCTTCTTCGGAAACTGCACATCACTCGGGGTCCCTGCTGTCTGTGCAGGAAGGACTGATCTTGAAGCTCTCAGCAAAGCGATTCAAGCGGACCCAACTCTTGAAGTGATCGTCGACCTTGAAAACTGCCAGGTGAAATACGGCGAGACCTCATTCGCAGTAACAATCCCGGATAGCGCACGAAATTCGCTTGTCTCCGGACAGTGGGACTTCTTGTCGCAACTCCTCGAAAACAAACCCACGATCGAAGAGAAAAAAACAACGCTTCCCTATCTCAGCGGGTTTCCAAAGGCCTGAATTCGACCACGATCTCGGTGAGGGGCACCTGAACATTCGCCCGGACCGATTGGACCATCGCGACTTACCTTACGCTGGGAGATGAATCATTAAGGAGATTTCCGAGTTGATTTGAAAGTGAGTCGAGGATTTTCAGGTCCTCGACGTGTTGACGCTCAATAGAGGATTCCAGATTCAGGAGATCGCTGCGATACTTGTCGACATCGGACTTGAGGTTCTCAATACGATTGTTCGAAAGTTTGAGTGCTTCAGCCATCTCTTTTAGTGCCCGATCATTCTCCTGAATGATTTTCTCCAAGCCTGACAACTGCTGCTCGAGTTCCGCAGATTTGGACTCTGTTTTCTGCTTGAGATCAGTCAGCAATGGCAGGCAGTGAGCAGGATCGGGTGGAATGAAAGTGAGTGTTCGGTTCGAGGTTGAAATGGACGATGTGCTGCTTCTAACGGATTGAGATTGCGAAATCGGCTTCGCAATTGTCCGTGGCGGTTTCGACGTCTGATCACTCTTCATTTCTGACGAGTTCGATTTCCAT from Thalassoglobus polymorphus includes the following:
- a CDS encoding PEP-CTERM sorting domain-containing protein; this translates as MSWIGHYSSGLPTDDFSIRFEAIDNGTYPNVNTTTNPATGPETTFHVGVDSGTSLDSRVATGQSAGGHAQYLYTATLDGSYMLTGGVSYMISIYNNTSDATAWFWDKSVSASNGTYYKNVLGQPFWQIGIADQQLVFSLDTESLVGPTVPEPSSFILLGTAIVGALAYRRRRKVA
- a CDS encoding amidohydrolase family protein, with amino-acid sequence MQSTNHFDRRQFLQAGTVAVAAASISPSLFAKEKTNKKQEIIDAHSHIWTDDIAHYPLQNGQTVEDLKPRTFTPEELMAVASPHGVTKVVLIQHNVYHGKDNSYITDTIQKEPQKYSGVACIDAAGNAPAKEMDRLRKLGIRGLRIRSGDGNVKKWRDSPGMHAMWKHGPKIGIAMCPLINPEDLLEVNHFCEKYPDTTVVIDHFARIGIDGKIDSKDLKRLADLAKFPNTYVKVSAYYALGKKQPPHDELTPMIHVLYDAYGANRLMWASDCPYQLTAPNTYGDSIALIQDRIDFLSAADKDAILRKTAETVFFS
- the leuD gene encoding 3-isopropylmalate dehydratase small subunit, which codes for MKQIQTVSGKAIPLLLDDIDTDRIIPARFLRCVSFEGIGEHAFEDDRLQDKNHPFNQPQYQDAHVLVSGRNFGCGSSREHAPQSLMRWGIQAVIAESFAEIFFGNCTSLGVPAVCAGRTDLEALSKAIQADPTLEVIVDLENCQVKYGETSFAVTIPDSARNSLVSGQWDFLSQLLENKPTIEEKKTTLPYLSGFPKA
- a CDS encoding branched-chain amino acid aminotransferase, with translation MLKAILKDEAGFVVSTELVLIATILVIGLIVGQTTLRDQVVTELADVADAISAIDQSYAYSDITGHSSSTAGTVFDDEADFCDVSDSGEQGTGAGSGTCVLIDNGVSEQNGAQTIAEASDSI